The Flavobacterium sp. 102 genomic interval AAATGTCAGCAATCGCTATGATTGGGAATTGACAGACGAACTAATTGGAAAAATTGCCCAAAAACATAATTTAACTGATCAAAACATATTATTGGGTGCGGGTTCTTCGGAAATTTTAAATTTAGTTGCTTTGTATTGCTCAAAAAAAACAGGAAATTTAATTATTGCAGAAACTACTTTTGATTATTGGACAATAACCGCTGAAAACGCAGGGCTTAAAAAAATTGCAATCCCATTAACCGCTGATAAAAAGCATGATTTATCAGCAATGTTAAATGCCATTGACTCTGATACGAGATTGATTTATATATGTAATCCTAATAATCCAACGGGAACAATTTGTGCAAGTGAAGCACTTTTAAATTTTATAAAGGAAGCCACAAAAAGAACAAAAGTTTTAGTGGATGAGGCCTACCTGGATTATACAGACCAACCATCACTTGCCAATCTTGTAACAGAGAATAAAAATATAATTATTGCCAAAACCTTCTCAAAAATATATGGTTTAGCAGGTTCACGCATTGGATATGCAATAGCACATCCGGAAACCATAATGGAAATGAGCCAATTACAATTTTCTACAAATGGAAGTGTAAGC includes:
- a CDS encoding histidinol-phosphate transaminase, with protein sequence MSNRRNWLKQTSLGIVGLGIIPFESFAIPTKEDLIEEKNVSLIRLRSNENPYGPSVLARNAMSDSINVSNRYDWELTDELIGKIAQKHNLTDQNILLGAGSSEILNLVALYCSKKTGNLIIAETTFDYWTITAENAGLKKIAIPLTADKKHDLSAMLNAIDSDTRLIYICNPNNPTGTICASEALLNFIKEATKRTKVLVDEAYLDYTDQPSLANLVTENKNIIIAKTFSKIYGLAGSRIGYAIAHPETIMEMSQLQFSTNGSVSIVSASGALASLKDNKFVAETILLNAEARKYTIEQLENLKIRCIPSHTNFVYFSLENYNKDFFEQLKKNNILGTKIYEEKGKWSRITIGTMTEMKQFIKALE